A genomic window from Populus alba chromosome 19, ASM523922v2, whole genome shotgun sequence includes:
- the LOC118034638 gene encoding uncharacterized protein isoform X1: protein MVRGQMLENKREFMLENTRGEELRITLWGDSARDFDELALRNMPSPIIIVFAGFRVTEFKGKPNLKGTTASLLYFNPDIPECSTYTQFFAQVPIEIQQIPSSPNAVLSIEKQIKENRRTIREILCMNPYEHKHLRFTCQALIVDFDFPNGWWYPSCPKCNKKLSGGENNYTCMDHDAITSLPVPWFRLECIVTDGEDVANFLLFGKTAENFFGSSAHHYVYDKKFIDPLVIPPAMAAKLNKSMIFQLRFRDFRFTTNRCEIIITNIFDDTKNKNIHPLETPPTEAKSSTPLSSKKQVPIGPCTSQNTVTQFRIAPNSLEIPSQNISPNKETSLNYGARRALDFEAIAQLISHEDECGSAIEAQGNLGNLDTSDTFDHLLLPLKKQRIASSSSKENWQFF, encoded by the exons ATGGTTCGTGGACAAATGCtcgaaaataaaagagaattcaTGCTTGAGAACACACG TGGTGAGGAGCTTCGCATAACTCTTTGGGGTGATAGTGCCCGAGACTTTGATGAACTTGCTCTTCGCAACATGCCATCTCCAATCATCATTGTGTTTGCTGGATTTCGTGTCACAGAATTTAAAG GAAAACCAAATCTTAAAGGTACAACTGCCTCTCTTTTGTACTTCAATCCAGACATACCAGAATGCTCAACATATACACAATT CTTTGCACAAGTACCTATTGAAATCCAACAAATCCCCTCATCCCCGAATGCTGTTTTATCGATAgagaaacaaatcaaagaaaatcgAAGAACAATACGTGAGATTCTTTGCATGAATCCTTATGAGCACaag CATCTGAGATTCACCTGTCAAGCTTTgattgttgattttgattttcccAATGGCTGGTGGTATCCAAGCTGTccaaaatgcaacaaaaaactTAGTGGGGGTGAAAACAATTACACATGCATGGATCATGATGCTATCACCTCTCTTCCAGTTCCATG GTTTCGCTTAGAATGCATTGTTACTGATGGAGAAGATGTCGCAAATTTTCTTCTATTTGGGAAAACTGCCGAGAACTTTTTTGGATCATCAGCCCACCATTATGtctatgataaaaaatttattgatccCTTAGTTATTCCACCAGCAATGGCAGCAAAGTTAAACAAAAGCATGATTTTTCAGCTTCGTTTTCGTGATTTTAGATTTACCACCAACAGATGTGAGATTATCATTACTAATATCTTTGATGACACCAAAAATAAGAACATCCATCCTCTAGAGACACCACCTACAGAAGCTAAATCATCTACTCCATTAAGCTCTAAAAAACAGGTTCCTATAGGTCCATGTACTTCACAAAATACTGTGACACAATTCAGGATTGCTCCTAATTCCTTGGAGATACCATCCCAGAACATATCACCAAACAAGGAAACAAGCCTGAACTATGGAGCACGACGTGCACTTGATTTTGAAGCTATAGCACAACTAATTAG TCATGAAGATGAGTGTGGCAGTGCAATTGAAGCTCAAGGAAACCTGGGAAACTTAGATACATCTGATACATTTGATCACTTACTTCTACCTCTAAAAAAACAACGAATAGCATCCTCATCATCAAAG GAGAACTGgcaatttttctaa
- the LOC118034638 gene encoding uncharacterized protein isoform X2, translated as MVRGQMLENKREFMLENTRGEELRITLWGDSARDFDELALRNMPSPIIIVFAGFRVTEFKGKPNLKGTTASLLYFNPDIPECSTYTQFFAQVPIEIQQIPSSPNAVLSIEKQIKENRRTIREILCMNPYEHKHLRFTCQALIVDFDFPNGWWYPSCPKCNKKLSGGENNYTCMDHDAITSLPVPWFRLECIVTDGEDVANFLLFGKTAENFFGSSAHHYVYDKKFIDPLVIPPAMAAKLNKSMIFQLRFRDFRFTTNRCEIIITNIFDDTKNKNIHPLETPPTEAKSSTPLSSKKQVPIGPCTSQNTVTQFRIAPNSLEIPSQNISPNKETSLNYGARRALDFEAIAQLISHEDECGSAIEAQGNLGNLDTSDTFDHLLLPLKKQRIASSSSKVD; from the exons ATGGTTCGTGGACAAATGCtcgaaaataaaagagaattcaTGCTTGAGAACACACG TGGTGAGGAGCTTCGCATAACTCTTTGGGGTGATAGTGCCCGAGACTTTGATGAACTTGCTCTTCGCAACATGCCATCTCCAATCATCATTGTGTTTGCTGGATTTCGTGTCACAGAATTTAAAG GAAAACCAAATCTTAAAGGTACAACTGCCTCTCTTTTGTACTTCAATCCAGACATACCAGAATGCTCAACATATACACAATT CTTTGCACAAGTACCTATTGAAATCCAACAAATCCCCTCATCCCCGAATGCTGTTTTATCGATAgagaaacaaatcaaagaaaatcgAAGAACAATACGTGAGATTCTTTGCATGAATCCTTATGAGCACaag CATCTGAGATTCACCTGTCAAGCTTTgattgttgattttgattttcccAATGGCTGGTGGTATCCAAGCTGTccaaaatgcaacaaaaaactTAGTGGGGGTGAAAACAATTACACATGCATGGATCATGATGCTATCACCTCTCTTCCAGTTCCATG GTTTCGCTTAGAATGCATTGTTACTGATGGAGAAGATGTCGCAAATTTTCTTCTATTTGGGAAAACTGCCGAGAACTTTTTTGGATCATCAGCCCACCATTATGtctatgataaaaaatttattgatccCTTAGTTATTCCACCAGCAATGGCAGCAAAGTTAAACAAAAGCATGATTTTTCAGCTTCGTTTTCGTGATTTTAGATTTACCACCAACAGATGTGAGATTATCATTACTAATATCTTTGATGACACCAAAAATAAGAACATCCATCCTCTAGAGACACCACCTACAGAAGCTAAATCATCTACTCCATTAAGCTCTAAAAAACAGGTTCCTATAGGTCCATGTACTTCACAAAATACTGTGACACAATTCAGGATTGCTCCTAATTCCTTGGAGATACCATCCCAGAACATATCACCAAACAAGGAAACAAGCCTGAACTATGGAGCACGACGTGCACTTGATTTTGAAGCTATAGCACAACTAATTAG TCATGAAGATGAGTGTGGCAGTGCAATTGAAGCTCAAGGAAACCTGGGAAACTTAGATACATCTGATACATTTGATCACTTACTTCTACCTCTAAAAAAACAACGAATAGCATCCTCATCATCAAAG